Within the Sebastes umbrosus isolate fSebUmb1 chromosome 5, fSebUmb1.pri, whole genome shotgun sequence genome, the region GTGCACAGAGTGTAATTTAAAGTAACATCAcatctttgttttgttattaaaaaaaaaaatacatttcaccaGAAGAAACAGTCAAGAGACCAGTAGATCCATATTTTTACATagaggaggaaaataaagccCCGTTTGTCATCAGAGACACAAACTAATTTTACGTTAATTCTTAAGTCTTATTCGTCTTTGCACAATGTCTCATTATTGAACTGTTTCTGCCGTTTTCCTCAATAgctttgtttgttattttgtcaGATAGGCTACTTCAAACCACCTTTTTCTGTTCTTGGTGTCTTTGCACACAATGTAGGCTACGTTCCAACCTAAGGGACAACAGTTGAAAATTAGCCATATGGCTAACATTGGCACATTTACAGTAGTGTTGACcaatttgcactgtaaaaataaaatatataaatttaaaataaaatgttacataTTTAACCGAATCCAACTTcccttttaaattaattattattatgtgtataTTAATGTGTTCCAACGTAGTTagcattgtttttattgcactttaacATTTTTTCATTGGTGCCTCATGTGCACATAATAATAGACTAATCTTCTTTGCCTTATTAATCCTCAACAGCCAGCGAGTAATATCTAATCCCACAACACAATTGGAAACATGCCATGTGCAGTGACCTCTTTCAGATATCAAGCAacacaatttacattttttgtcaattCAACATTATTACTTTCACCGCACTGCATCACTGATCTGATCAAACAATTGCCATTGTTTgtcaaaatctgttttttttgtttttttaaattgtggatGTTAGAACTGTAAGACATTCCAACCTAAGAAATGACATtaacaattaaatataattttattggtcaacaacataaaaatagtgtttagaaaaatacatttttgtaataGGCTACATACTTCTTGTGCACATTTCAAGAGCCGAAGAAAAACACCAGTATGACAAAGTCCTTTAAGTTTAATGCACTTTAAATTGCCATCTTTCTACGATACAGAATGTTTTAGCCAAGGTTTTACATGTAAGCCTACTTATGTAAGATATatcctttgtttttttggcatttcCCCTGCTGCGGTCCATGTGAACTAACAGTCtcttgaataaaataaaagtctttaTAAGGGCAACATAACATACATACAATACAGCATACGTAAGGCTACTGGCCTAGACTTATGAGGTCTTCAGTTTAGATTTACATTCAGTAATCAAATTATATCATGTAGCAGTGACATGAATTgtgcattaaaaataaaaaagcttattggctttcttgccctgagttagatgagaagatcactATCACTACCAGGAGACAGTTAACTTAGCATCAATACTAGAAGCTAGCCTGGTTCTGCccaatgattaaaaaaatttgCCTGCCAgtacctttaaagctcactaattaagaGATTCCAGAAACTACACCTGGCCAAAAAATAATCCAGCATGTAACTCCTTATAAAACCATAACTTGCCATTTTTACATTTCGTTTTTTGTGCGGATCAAACAAACAAGTTATAACTTCTTAATTAGTTAGCTTCAGACGTGCTGATAGGTGTATTTTGTTTCACCtatggacagagccaggctagctgtttcctctcacttctagtctttgtgctaaactaGGCTAAGTTAATCACCTGCTGGCAGTAGCTTTATGTTTAATGTACAGATAAGAGATTTATGTAAATTTTCTCATCTTACTCTCAGcatgaactattcctttaaggatTTGTGGCTGGATAATGTCAAAAGTGAAAATCAACAGAACAAGCATCCCTGTTGCAGCCACACTATATGTGACAATATATGAATAAGTACGTTTCCCTCTGTCGAggatattggaaaaataattttCTTACCTGGTAAccttttggtatttttcaacctggacccttttttcccatgtttttgtgtctaactgacaaatagcgacaacaatttctgaaattggtccagtattgagggagagcgatGTAGAGGGCAGCTGCAcacgggctgcaatatggtgctattgggacAAGCTGACACCGTcatttatgtccactaaaagtgctttattttgacatgacaagctctgattgttattataaatgtctgacaacattatagtAAGAGTGTCGCTCAATGAGGTGACGCGTTGCCGGAGGAAAACgttggaatagtggaatacatccatggtggaaacgtgagtgccagCTGGgtagagtttgttgtgttatctaaaagattttcaatgtcatggctgaatatttagatgatttccacaatgtggatgaggtctttgaattcaatggcaggccatatttatttgagccacagtatacggatattcagatttcacaacgagacttctccttaagcgggacttggacacaatatcaaacagaccggatcaagcgaaaggtacaacattttatttctctgtagagtcctttccataatgttatcagactcttataataataatctgagcctttcagtggcaaaaacaagaacatttagtgaacgtaacgttacagtgatgctgctcacttgccctcgcaaaTCGTTTCATGGCTActggttacagcgttctccctcaatactgtaccaatttaaaaaattgttatccccattagtcacttagaaaCAAACGCATGGGagaatagggtccaggttgaaaaataccaaagttacgcTTCAACAGTATAGTCTAATACTTAAGTATGGTAATGAGTTCATACAAAACAAATGCTCTGAATTGACAGACAGAGCAAACAGCAGGCACTGTGGCTACAATAAGGCATCTCACTCAGCCTTCATTTGGTCCCTGACATCAGAAGGCAGAGTTTCAAACAGTGCGTCTTCCACTATAAGGCCACTGCGCTTCAAAGCACGACAGCAACCGAGCTCTTGCGGCAGAACCTCAAAGTGGTTGCATTTGAGGTCCAAGTATGTCAGTAGAGCTAGGTAGGAGATTTTTGGCGAGAGTATGGACAGAGAGTTTTTGCCCAGCTTTAGTGTTTTGAGCTTTTTGCAAAAGAAGAGCTCATCTGGTAGATTTTCGATTTTGTTACAGGTGACAGAGAAATACTGCAGACTCTGAAGGACCCCAATTTCTGGAGGGATGAATCGGATGTCATTGTTTGACAGGTCCAGGTAGCGCAGCTTGTTGCACAAGAACAGGTGCGAAGGCAATATCTCGATCTTGTTGTGGCTGAAGTAGAGGCGCTCTAGGCTGCCGAGCTTCTTGATATGCTCTGGGATGTACATGATACCATTGTACCAAAGTTTGAGGCAAGTGAGTTTTCGAAGATACTGGAAGCTGATGATCTCCTCTATTGAGCGAAGGTTGTTCTCTTTCAGGTCGAGCTCTTGCAGATTCGTAAGGCTGAAGATTGCGTGCGGGATGCGCTCCAGATCACAACGCACTAGCTCCAGCTCGATCAGGTTGTTCATCTTTTTCAGGTTGTTGGGCATTACTAGCTTAGTGCCATCGTTGCGTAAGTACAGCCGCTGCAGATGACTTGAGACATCCACTATTGACTGGAGTATCTTAGTCAAATTACTCTTAAGGGATAGAGTTTTCAAACACTTCAGCTCCCGCAGCGACTCAAGAACTATATTTTTGGAGGCATCGAGGCTTAGAGACCCGGTGAGATAGAGCTCCTCTAAGTTGCGCAAGCCATACATCCAGTTTGGAAGTTCCCTGTTGTCATCGAATTTCACACGAAGCACTTTCAGGTTCTCTTTGAGAAAGGAGGTAGCTGTTGTGTGCAACTTCAAAGAGCATTGGTAAAGCGACAGCTCCTGAAGGTCTTCAAGCTGAGAGATTGAGGCAGGGATGGTGACATTGTTGATGATCTCTAGCTTGAGCGACTGCAGCTCCGTCAACTCAAAGACAGTGTCGGGTAACCCAGGGAGCATGAACAGCTGAAGTTCCAGTCTGTTGTTGGCGTTAGTCTGCAGCCTCTGACGCAATTTCTCCGCGGTCCACTCATGGTTGAGGTTGAGCTGTTTCAGTTTGTTCTCGCTGACCTCGGATAGAAAAACTGCAAACCGTTTAGAGTACAGCGGGTCATACTGATCGATCATGTGCAGCATGAAAGCAAAGTCGTTCTTGACGTCCGGGATGTCACTGATGCCCGTTTCCTGTCGCACATACTCAAAGGAGTATTCTTTCAGTGAGCGGTAAAACAGCCAGTAAGAGGTGTAAAGGCTTGTTAATCCATAGACGGCCACTAAACACAGGTAACAGTAAGAGAGCTTAGAAAACAGATGAGCCATTGTGTGGTTACATTGAAAGTCTTTGTAGCCCGTCATGTCCTGGATCTCAACTTCGCATATCACACTATTCCGCACTTCTTTCACTAGAGAACTATTGTAAGCGATGATCAGAAGGAATTTAAACACCTTGAAGACTGTCTGCCGAACGTACATAAGATAGAGGATGTCTCCTTCCTCGACGTGTATACGGAACTTCTTCACCTTTTCAAAAAGAGCTTTAGCTTGCTCGCCCTCTTTTTTATCAAGAACGCTTGCTGATGGCTTGTCGACTACAATCTTTTCCGGGATCGACCGGAGGGACTGTGTCTTCTCCAGACTTCCTTCTCCAGGAGACACGGTGATGTTGGACTTAAAAGAGGCACTCTTTTTATGGTCCTTTTCTTCAGGATTTTCTCCGGACACCTCCGACAAAGCTCGCGTGGTCCAGGGAGAGTCGAAGCACTTGCCAAGCATGGAGATAAAATGCTCTATTTTAGAAC harbors:
- the lrrc8c gene encoding volume-regulated anion channel subunit LRRC8C — translated: MIPVMEFRQFSEQQPAFRVLKPWWDVFTDYLAVVMLMIGVFGCTLQVMQDKIICLPKRVPENTSEVEVKSLLPLQSNISSVPSEMTGLKTDLDLQQYSFINQMCYEKALHWYAKYFPYLVLIHTLVFMVCSNFWFKFPGSSSKIEHFISMLGKCFDSPWTTRALSEVSGENPEEKDHKKSASFKSNITVSPGEGSLEKTQSLRSIPEKIVVDKPSASVLDKKEGEQAKALFEKVKKFRIHVEEGDILYLMYVRQTVFKVFKFLLIIAYNSSLVKEVRNSVICEVEIQDMTGYKDFQCNHTMAHLFSKLSYCYLCLVAVYGLTSLYTSYWLFYRSLKEYSFEYVRQETGISDIPDVKNDFAFMLHMIDQYDPLYSKRFAVFLSEVSENKLKQLNLNHEWTAEKLRQRLQTNANNRLELQLFMLPGLPDTVFELTELQSLKLEIINNVTIPASISQLEDLQELSLYQCSLKLHTTATSFLKENLKVLRVKFDDNRELPNWMYGLRNLEELYLTGSLSLDASKNIVLESLRELKCLKTLSLKSNLTKILQSIVDVSSHLQRLYLRNDGTKLVMPNNLKKMNNLIELELVRCDLERIPHAIFSLTNLQELDLKENNLRSIEEIISFQYLRKLTCLKLWYNGIMYIPEHIKKLGSLERLYFSHNKIEILPSHLFLCNKLRYLDLSNNDIRFIPPEIGVLQSLQYFSVTCNKIENLPDELFFCKKLKTLKLGKNSLSILSPKISYLALLTYLDLKCNHFEVLPQELGCCRALKRSGLIVEDALFETLPSDVRDQMKAE